The following DNA comes from Thermoanaerobaculia bacterium.
GGGCTTTTCTCGAAATCACACGTTGCAGGGGCCGTGAATCGTCGCGCCGAAGGCGCGCGGAGGCGGAGACATCGCCGCATCCTTCCACCCCGAGGTCCTGTTCCGGCTATCGGCCGTCGTAGAACTTCGCGAGATCCGCCCGGAGCGCGTCGAGCGCGGGCTCGTGGAGATAGATCATGTGCCCCGACTCGTAGTACCCGAACGAGATGTTCTTCTCGAGCTTCGGGTCGAGGCCCATGTGCGCGACCGTGTACTCCGTCTCGAAGAACGGCGTGGCGAAATCGAAGTAACCGTTGGCGGAGAAGATCCGCAGGTTCGGATTGATCGTCATCGCCTGCCGGAGGTCTTCCGCCACGTCCGGCATCGGCGCCCGGTTCCCGCCGACCCGGTGCCGATCGTCCCAGTCCTTCCCGACCTCCGCGTAGTTCGTGGGCTTGTAGAGGTCGCCGGTCTGGTAGCCGAGCGTGTCGCGGAGATACGCGTTCAACGCCGCCGTGAAGGCGGAGCCGAAGGCGTTGTTGGCGGCGTCGTATTCCGGGAACTCGCCGGCGGCGTCGTGGTCGATTCCCTCGAAGCGCGCGTCGAGCCGTCCGACCGTGCGGCGCTCTCCCCGCAGCAGCTCCTTCGCGAAGCGGCCCGGGTCGATCCGGAGGTTCGCGTTCCGGAGGAACGCCTCGGAGAGTCCCGTGTAGCGGTGGAGCTTCGCCGCCACGGCCGCGCGCTCCGGCTCCGCCAGGTGGTTCCCCTTCGCGAGGGCCTGCGCGTACTCGCCGAGCGCGAACGCGCGGACCTCGTCCAGGAACGCCGGCAGCGCCGGCGGCGCCGGGTCGAGCTTCTTGTGGTACCACGCCGTCGCCGCCATCGTCGGGAGATAGAGCTCGTACGGGAGGTCGTTCGAAAACGACGGGCCGCTGAAGTCGTCCCACGCGTTCAGGTAGGACGAGACGAAGATCGCGCCGTTGAAGGCCATCCCCGCGCGCTCGAGGTGGGCGAGGAGCGCCGCGCCGCGCGTCGTTCCGTAGGACTCTCCGAGGAGATACCTCGGCGAATTCCATCGTCCGTTGGCGCTCACCCATCGCTCGATGAATTGCGCGAAAGCCTCCACGTCCGCGTCGGTCCCGTAGAAGTTCCTGGGTTCTCCCTTCCCGACGATCCGCGAGAAACCGGTCCCGACCGCGTCGATGAAGACGAGGTCCGTGCGGTCCAGGAGGCTGCGCGAGTTCTCGACGATCCGGTACGGCGGAGGAGGAGTGGGCCGCGCGTCCGACGTCTCGACCCGGACGGGGCCGAACGACCCCATGTGGAGCCACAGGCTCGAGGACCCGGGCCCTCCGTTGAACGCGAACGTCACCGGGCGCGCCTTCGCGTCGGGCCCTTCGGCCGTGTACGCGACCGAGAACATCCTCGCGATCGTCTCTCCCTTGGCGTCCTTCAGGTCGATCGTGCCGGCCGTCGCGGTATACGGGATCGTCTTTGCGCCGAGCGTGATCCGGTGATGCGTGACCGCCGGTTTCGGAGCGGGCGGAATGGGCGGCGCCGGCGCTTCCTTCGCCGGGGGCTTCGCCTCCGACGAGGGCTCCGCCGGGGGCTGCTCGGCCCGCACGGGAAGGACGGCGAGAACGGCCGCGGCGAACGCCGCCGCGCCGATTCGGGAGAGCCGGGAGATCATGCGGGACTCCTTTCGCGTCGATGCTCGATTATCCGGAGCGGAGCGGCCGCGGTCGCCCGGGGCCGTCCGGCGGGGGCCGCGGTCGTGATGATACGGTGAGCCGGCTCGCGGGTTTTCGGCGGGCCTGCCCTCACCGGCCGGGACGGTTCATCCGCTCGAAGATCGCCGCCCGCTCCGCCCGCGACGCCCGACTCGATTCCTCGGAAAAACCGTACGTGATCTCTTCCTTTCCGGCCGCGAGCTCCGCAAAGACGGCATCCGCGAACGGGGCGACGGGGTCCGCCCAGGCGTGGAGGCCGGGTCCGCCGAGATCGGTGTTCAGGGCGGGAGGGATCACCTCGACGACCTGGATCGGCGTTTCCGCGAGCTGGCGCCGGAGCGACAGAGTGAACGAATGGATCGCCGCCTTCGTCGCGCAGTAGATCGGAACCGAAGCGAGCGGGACGAACGCGAGACCCGAGCCGACGTTCACGATCGCCGGCCGATCCCGGCGGGCGAGATGGGGGACGAG
Coding sequences within:
- a CDS encoding peptidase S10 encodes the protein MISRLSRIGAAAFAAAVLAVLPVRAEQPPAEPSSEAKPPAKEAPAPPIPPAPKPAVTHHRITLGAKTIPYTATAGTIDLKDAKGETIARMFSVAYTAEGPDAKARPVTFAFNGGPGSSSLWLHMGSFGPVRVETSDARPTPPPPYRIVENSRSLLDRTDLVFIDAVGTGFSRIVGKGEPRNFYGTDADVEAFAQFIERWVSANGRWNSPRYLLGESYGTTRGAALLAHLERAGMAFNGAIFVSSYLNAWDDFSGPSFSNDLPYELYLPTMAATAWYHKKLDPAPPALPAFLDEVRAFALGEYAQALAKGNHLAEPERAAVAAKLHRYTGLSEAFLRNANLRIDPGRFAKELLRGERRTVGRLDARFEGIDHDAAGEFPEYDAANNAFGSAFTAALNAYLRDTLGYQTGDLYKPTNYAEVGKDWDDRHRVGGNRAPMPDVAEDLRQAMTINPNLRIFSANGYFDFATPFFETEYTVAHMGLDPKLEKNISFGYYESGHMIYLHEPALDALRADLAKFYDGR
- a CDS encoding SDR family NAD(P)-dependent oxidoreductase produces the protein MELAGNTVLVTGGATGIGFALAERFLAAGSRVIVCGRREEALQAARKALPALETFRGDLSTEAQRRAAAGRVEREFPAVNVLVNNAGIQRRVRLDAASGWEEIHSEIAINLEAPIHLSMLLVPHLARRDRPAIVNVGSGLAFVPLASVPIYCATKAAIHSFTLSLRRQLAETPIQVVEVIPPALNTDLGGPGLHAWADPVAPFADAVFAELAAGKEEITYGFSEESSRASRAERAAIFERMNRPGR